One window of Parambassis ranga chromosome 3, fParRan2.1, whole genome shotgun sequence genomic DNA carries:
- the large2 gene encoding xylosyl- and glucuronyltransferase LARGE2s — translation MNLLCRGRLKLLVASLTAIVLLTWLYLLAGNLENGRSLLLTPCLADTPAAQVLERAVLESRVREVEEENRQIRLQLSQLQGTAAQPPEGNYGNQQWGASADTGPEDGDNTAEDKNNHTDCPRSPTVQKCELIHVACVCAGHNASRDVVTLVKSVLFHRRNPLHFHFITDTVANRILSSLFQSWMVPSVQVSFYDADELKSEVSWIPNKHYSGIYGLMKLTLTKALPSDLSKVIVLDTDITFATDIAELWGIFRKFTDKQVIGLVENQSDWYLGNLWKNHKPWPALGRGFNTGVILLYLERLRRIGWEQMWRLTAERELMSMLSTSLADQDIFNAFIKQNPVLVHQLPCFWNVQLSDHTRSEQCYTEVSDLKVIHWNSPKKLRVKNKHVEFFRNLYLTFLEYDGNLLRRELFGCPSQASPESVQLQTALEELDEDDQCYDFRRERLTVHRVHLYFLQYDYTPTEDDTDITLVAQLSMDRLQMLEAICKHWEGPISLALYMSDAEAQQFLRYAQASEVLKNRKNVGYHIVYKEGQFYPVNLVRNVALKNANTPYVFLTDVDFLPMYGLYDYLRKSVVQLDMAHTKKALVVPAFETLRYRLSFPKSKAELLSMLDMGTLYTFRYHVWPKGHAPTDYAKWRTATTPYKVEWEPDFEPYVVVRRDCPEYDQRFVGFGWNKVSHIMELDAQEYDLMVLPNAFMIHMPHAPSFDISKFRSSSSYRNCLNTLKDEFHQDLSRKYGAAALKYLTAQRNI, via the exons ATGGTCGCTCCCTCCTCCTGACTCCGTGTCTGGCGGACACGCCGGCCGCTCAGGTGTTGGAGCGGGCCGTCCTCGAGTCGCGGGTgcgagaggtggaggaggagaaccgACAGATCCGCCTGCAGCTCAGCCAGCTGCAGGGCACCGCCGCCCAACCTCCCGAGGGTAACTATGGCAACCAGCAATGGGGCGCGTCTGCGGACACGGGACCGGAGGACGGCGATAACACGGCGGAGGATAAGAACAACCACACGGACTGTCCCCGCTCGCCCACGGTGCAGAAGtgtgag ctgatccacGTCGCCTGTGTTTGTGCCGGTCACAACGCCAGCAGAGACGTGGTCACGCTGGTCAAGTCGGTGCTCTTTCACAG GAGGAACCCGCTCCACTTTCATTTCATCACCGACACAGTAGCCAATCGTATCCTGAGTTCCCTGTTCCAGTCCTGGATGGTCCCGTCTGTGCAAGTCAGCTTCTACGATGCAGACGAACTcaag TCCGAGGTGTCCTGGATACCCAACAAGCACTACTCAGGAATTTACGGGTTGATGAAGCTGACGTTAACCAAAGCGCTGCCCTCCGACCTGTCGAAGGTCATCGTCCTGGACACGGACATCACCTTCGCCACCGACATCGCGGAGCTCTGGGGCATTTTTAGAAAGTTTACTG ATAAACAGGTGATCGGGCTGGTAGAGAACCAGAGTGACTGGTATCTAGGCAACCTGTGGAAAAACCACAAACCCTGGCCCGCGCTGGGCCGAGGCTTCAACACAG GCGTCATTCTTCTCTACCTGGAGCGACTGCGGCGAATCGGGTGGGAACAGATGTGGCGGCTGACGGCTGAGAGAGAGCTAATGAGCATGCTCAGTACGTCGCTCGCCGATCAG GACATCTTCAATGCCTTCATAAAGCAGAACCCGGTGCTGGTGCACCAGCTGCCCTGCTTCTGGAACGTTCAGCTGTCTGATCACACTCGCTCTGAGCAGTGCTACACGGAGGTGTCCGACCTCAAG GTGATCCACTGGAACTCTCCGAAGAAGCTGCGCGTGAAGAACAAGCACGTGGAGTTCTTCAGGAACCTCTACCTGACCTTCTTAGAGTACGACGGGAACCTGCTGAGGAGAGAGCTGTTCGGCTGCCCGAGCCAGGCCAGTCCAGAGAGCGTCCAg CTGCAGACggctctggaggagctggacgaGGACGATCAGTGTTACGATTTCCGCCGGGAGCGGCTGACCGTGCACAGAGTGCACCTCTACTTCCTGCAGTATGACTACACGCCCACCGAGGACGACACCGACATCACGCTGGTGGCTCAGCTCTCCATGGACAG GCTGCAGATGCTGGAGGCCATCTGCAAGCACTGGGAGGGCCCCATCAGTCTGGCGCTCTACATGTCTGACGCCGAGGCTCAGCAGTTCCTGCGCTACGCTCAGGCCTCAGAGGTCCTCAAGAACCGCAAGAACGTGGGCTACCACATCGTCTACAAGGAGGGCCAGTTCTACCCGGTCAACCTGGTGAGGAACGTGGCCCTGAAGAACGCCAACACGCCCTACGTGTTCCTGACTGACGTGGACTTCCTGCCGATGTACGGCCTCTACGATTACCTCAG GAAGTCGGTGGTGCAGCTGGACATGGCTCACACAAAGAAGGCTCTGGTGGTCCCAGCGTTCGAGACGCTCCGTTACCGTCTGTCCTTCCCCAAATCTAAAGCTGAGCTGCTCTCCATGCTGGACATGGGGACTCTCTACACCTTCAG GTATCACGTGTGGCCGAAGGGTCACGCTCCCACCGACTATGCCAAATGGCGAACAGCCACCACGCCCTACAAGGTGGAGTGGGAGCCGGACTTCGAGCCGTACGTGGTGGTGAGGCGGGACTGTCCGGAATACGACCAGCGCTTTGTGGGCTTTGGCTGGAACAAGGTGTCGCACATCATGGAGCTGGATGCACAG GAGTACGACCTGATGGTCCTCCCCAACGCTTTCATGATCCACATGCCGCACGCTCCCAGCTTCGACATCTCCAAGTTCCGCTCCAGCTCCAGCTACCGCAACTGCCTGAACACCCTGAAGGACGAGTTCCACCAGGACCTGTCCAGGAAGTACGGCGCCGCGGCGCTCAAGTACCTCACCGCCCAGAGGAACATTTAA